A single window of Anaerocolumna chitinilytica DNA harbors:
- the rd gene encoding rubredoxin — translation MKYECPCGYIYDPETGDPDGGIAPGTAWEDIPEDWVCPVCGLSKDSFTPID, via the coding sequence ATGAAGTACGAGTGTCCTTGCGGTTATATTTATGATCCTGAAACAGGTGATCCTGATGGTGGTATTGCACCCGGAACTGCATGGGAGGATATTCCGGAAGATTGGGTATGCCCTGTATGTGGTTTAAGCAAAGATTCATTTACACCAATTGATTAA